Proteins from a single region of Bartonella sp. M0283:
- a CDS encoding MmcQ/YjbR family DNA-binding protein: MREQLIEYVKSKYDTKEEHPWRKYPDYVVLRHRDNKKWYALIMNVPKYRLGLTGNDEVDVINVKCPSVMIGNLRQSVGYLPAYHMNKDSWISIVLDGTVPMKEICDLIDQSYSLTH; this comes from the coding sequence TTGAGAGAACAACTTATCGAGTATGTGAAATCAAAATACGATACGAAAGAAGAACATCCGTGGAGAAAATATCCTGATTACGTGGTCTTACGCCATAGAGATAATAAAAAATGGTATGCTCTCATAATGAATGTTCCAAAATACCGCTTGGGTCTAACGGGAAACGATGAAGTGGATGTTATCAACGTGAAATGCCCATCAGTCATGATAGGTAATTTACGTCAGTCAGTCGGCTATTTGCCCGCTTATCACATGAACAAGGATAGTTGGATCAGTATTGTTCTTGATGGAACCGTACCTATGAAAGAAATTTGCGATCTCATAGACCAAAGTTATTCTCTCACTCATTAA
- a CDS encoding MotA/TolQ/ExbB proton channel family protein: MDLLLGLGRGVVHVVLFVAGLVKSEASPGLVALALVASLVILASIFSIKCARKIKAVKWILKEIRQNSKGQKFGNDITEITRTIRASANDEPKKHLESAWVNYRGTFIIEDKNDSNNSQDIIVHGVTRPSTFFNTEDLGFGLGAWRIVPGLFVSIGLFFTFLGLVAALSTMGQSSEITSSVMSQLLSIAAAKFIMSLTGLLCSIIFTIWMRRLYSRLEYLLHNLCGEIENRVSYINLEDIAIKQLNATVAQKDHFKSIGLELVAKLERPLVELPDKMKESVNSAIEPVMEKVSQMGTQGVGDMVSGLSAQLTNSVTAALQEASVSIANAGDKLGQVADRLEQSSGNIGSNMEGIVASVVKGVDELKLALSSFKQQIQTVTADEATAAGERMQAVGHQVSGYIGDAGKVVADRVSSISNEIAQTVGNLAEKAGKDLVAPLADVGTSLQSLIGQINNSTNNMALMSEGVKAGAEASSRAAVTFNGSVETLVEAVTPVRNIVDGMGTSIQKLNESTNHVATSVVNSTKAAGQALETAKTILSDEKNAINAALSGVSNMLERMKGQGDRLDTMDEKLGTAFEQYASQVEQAINTISEHVNQLQTRLQPALETMREVVEQAETFMPQQTRS; the protein is encoded by the coding sequence GTGGATTTGTTGCTAGGCTTGGGACGGGGTGTAGTCCACGTTGTTTTGTTTGTTGCAGGACTTGTAAAAAGCGAGGCATCACCTGGTTTGGTTGCTCTTGCTCTTGTAGCCTCTCTGGTTATTCTTGCATCCATTTTTTCTATTAAATGCGCTCGTAAAATAAAGGCGGTTAAATGGATCCTCAAGGAGATTCGTCAAAATAGTAAGGGTCAAAAATTCGGAAATGACATCACCGAAATAACCCGGACTATTCGCGCTTCTGCTAATGACGAACCTAAAAAACATCTGGAATCTGCTTGGGTGAATTATCGCGGAACATTTATCATTGAAGATAAGAATGACTCGAATAATTCTCAAGACATTATTGTTCATGGCGTGACACGGCCTTCCACTTTTTTTAATACCGAGGATCTAGGATTTGGCCTAGGTGCATGGCGCATCGTCCCGGGGCTTTTTGTTTCTATTGGACTATTCTTTACTTTTCTCGGTTTGGTCGCAGCCCTTTCGACAATGGGGCAAAGCAGTGAAATTACCAGTTCGGTGATGAGCCAATTGCTTTCAATTGCGGCGGCAAAATTTATCATGTCGCTGACAGGGCTCTTATGTTCGATTATTTTTACGATATGGATGCGTCGCTTATACAGTCGGCTTGAATATCTATTGCATAATCTCTGTGGCGAAATAGAAAACCGAGTTTCTTACATAAATCTGGAAGATATTGCGATCAAGCAATTGAACGCGACTGTTGCACAGAAAGATCATTTCAAATCAATTGGTCTGGAATTGGTGGCAAAATTAGAAAGGCCGTTGGTCGAACTTCCGGATAAAATGAAAGAGTCCGTAAATTCGGCGATTGAGCCGGTTATGGAAAAAGTAAGCCAAATGGGCACTCAAGGGGTCGGCGATATGGTGTCGGGCTTGTCTGCCCAACTGACCAATTCCGTTACGGCGGCTTTACAGGAAGCAAGTGTTAGCATTGCAAATGCCGGAGACAAACTGGGACAAGTGGCGGATCGTCTCGAACAAAGTTCGGGAAATATAGGAAGTAATATGGAGGGGATCGTTGCAAGCGTGGTCAAGGGGGTTGATGAACTCAAACTTGCTTTATCGTCATTCAAGCAACAAATCCAAACAGTAACGGCAGACGAGGCAACAGCTGCAGGAGAAAGGATGCAGGCTGTTGGGCATCAGGTGAGTGGATATATCGGCGATGCCGGTAAAGTCGTTGCTGACAGGGTCTCCAGTATAAGTAACGAGATTGCTCAAACGGTCGGAAATTTGGCTGAAAAAGCCGGCAAAGATCTGGTAGCACCTTTGGCAGACGTTGGAACAAGCCTGCAGAGCCTTATTGGACAAATTAATAACAGCACAAATAATATGGCCTTGATGTCAGAAGGTGTAAAAGCAGGCGCTGAGGCATCATCACGTGCAGCAGTTACTTTCAATGGTTCAGTCGAAACATTGGTGGAAGCCGTCACACCGGTCCGGAATATTGTCGACGGAATGGGCACCTCAATACAAAAATTGAATGAAAGCACAAATCACGTTGCAACCAGTGTTGTCAATTCCACGAAAGCAGCCGGGCAAGCATTGGAGACGGCAAAAACTATATTGAGTGATGAAAAGAATGCCATTAATGCGGCTTTGTCTGGCGTCAGTAACATGCTGGAGCGAATGAAAGGGCAAGGCGACCGGCTTGACACCATGGACGAGAAATTGGGTACAGCTTTTGAACAATATGCGTCCCAGGTGGAACAAGCGATCAACACTATATCCGAGCACGTAAATCAATTGCAAACCCGCCTGCAACCTGCGTTGGAAACGATGCGTGAGGTTGTCGAGCAGGCAGAAACATTTATGCCTCAGCAGACGCGGAGCTAA
- a CDS encoding OmpA family protein — translation MRFFPRTKEPDEEQESVFISMTDMTVSFLFIIILLLAYFAQQYSEKTTVPRDIYENVVKERDELRAELEKLKKIDPLEAYMAATAMERRRILEELRNELKIDFPDLDVVISEETDALRFQGDGLFATGSAVLRPDRQAIVETLSKRLRQILPCYSIGKRSKWEQSCNPSNAIIESVQIEGHTDSTGDFMSNLDLSTARANSTFAKVISVSPDLVDFLNFKHQPILSVAGYGEMRPVKDNSTKEGRDTNRRVDLRIIMYTPTRSAEIERIKNVLKDSRFGGDVIAPH, via the coding sequence ATGCGCTTTTTTCCCCGCACGAAAGAGCCGGATGAAGAGCAGGAGAGTGTCTTCATATCTATGACGGATATGACGGTCAGTTTTCTTTTCATCATTATTCTGCTTCTTGCCTATTTTGCCCAGCAATACAGTGAAAAAACAACAGTTCCACGTGACATTTATGAAAATGTCGTCAAAGAACGCGATGAACTACGCGCCGAATTGGAGAAATTGAAAAAAATTGATCCTTTGGAAGCTTATATGGCCGCAACAGCAATGGAACGCCGTCGTATATTGGAAGAACTACGCAATGAATTGAAAATAGACTTTCCGGATCTTGATGTTGTTATCAGCGAGGAAACCGACGCATTACGGTTTCAGGGAGATGGCCTTTTTGCCACTGGTTCGGCTGTTTTGCGCCCGGATAGGCAAGCTATTGTTGAAACATTATCAAAACGCTTAAGACAGATTTTACCGTGCTATTCTATCGGTAAACGGTCGAAATGGGAGCAAAGTTGTAATCCGAGCAATGCGATTATTGAATCGGTTCAGATCGAAGGGCATACGGATTCAACCGGTGATTTTATGTCCAATCTGGACCTGTCAACAGCACGCGCCAATAGCACCTTTGCCAAAGTTATCAGCGTTTCTCCGGACCTCGTCGATTTTTTAAATTTTAAACATCAACCGATTCTTTCGGTTGCCGGCTATGGCGAGATGCGCCCTGTCAAAGACAATTCGACCAAAGAGGGGCGCGACACAAATAGACGGGTTGATTTGCGGATCATTATGTATACACCAACGCGATCCGCCGAAATCGAACGCATTAAGAATGTGTTGAAAGATAGCCGTTTTGGAGGTGATGTCATTGCGCCTCACTGA
- a CDS encoding EH signature domain-containing protein, giving the protein MRLTESLQRKISANFILPAPAKSVFDAIAKIHHEWPDITPDISEVDQEELIQEMLRHLEKYEWAGVRVSFVVKVAYAVFSPTNRNRDDLAPLRHFYYEEIKVSDRRSLLNAFFKIYLESFQQESEHTRLLAEALGVNHQSLGVKWQKLIALVPDILTPRSAPQALADRMIDMSDIYQGMKELGIYNPHMLGLMNEAHLRFLAMVHQNLYKRDEMERMMNWLKPEGREAKEVGAAEAITALIRVWNGRSPSKDDVSFLTKKLVSIYGDPRIRKTSVWGQVPEDARRTFFRWLAGNDIRFFLDVVSNVERDVEDGGNMWETRRKFWLDLFDEGRIDDAWVAFSDDGWREARRIRQSLHDDTTMQYAKQIAGGYREKTSLLIMRIGRKIVVEGSHSYKVYVFDENEPEVPKMHERRYDCDRVRNIDPDRGIVHIGNWQQKVLLKI; this is encoded by the coding sequence TTGCGCCTCACTGAATCTCTTCAACGTAAAATTTCGGCCAATTTTATACTGCCGGCTCCAGCAAAAAGTGTCTTTGACGCGATTGCCAAGATTCATCATGAATGGCCGGATATAACGCCCGATATTTCTGAAGTAGATCAGGAAGAACTCATTCAGGAGATGCTTCGTCATCTTGAAAAATATGAATGGGCCGGTGTTAGAGTCTCTTTTGTCGTCAAGGTTGCTTATGCGGTGTTTTCGCCAACTAACCGAAACAGAGACGATCTCGCTCCTCTCCGGCATTTTTATTATGAGGAAATCAAGGTTTCTGACAGGCGATCTCTGCTCAATGCTTTTTTTAAAATATATCTTGAAAGCTTTCAACAGGAGAGCGAGCATACGCGGCTTCTTGCTGAAGCGCTTGGTGTTAACCATCAGTCATTGGGAGTGAAGTGGCAAAAACTTATTGCACTTGTGCCGGACATTTTAACCCCTCGTTCAGCACCACAAGCACTTGCCGATAGAATGATTGATATGAGTGACATTTACCAAGGGATGAAAGAACTTGGCATCTACAATCCTCATATGTTGGGACTGATGAATGAGGCACATCTTCGTTTCTTAGCGATGGTGCATCAAAATCTTTATAAACGTGATGAAATGGAACGTATGATGAATTGGCTGAAGCCCGAAGGGCGGGAAGCCAAGGAAGTCGGTGCAGCTGAAGCAATAACAGCACTCATACGTGTCTGGAATGGACGCTCACCTTCAAAAGATGATGTTTCCTTTCTCACAAAAAAGTTGGTTTCCATTTATGGTGATCCACGCATCAGGAAAACCAGCGTTTGGGGGCAAGTCCCTGAAGACGCTCGGAGAACATTTTTCCGCTGGCTTGCCGGCAACGACATTCGCTTCTTTCTGGACGTTGTTTCAAATGTTGAAAGAGATGTGGAAGACGGCGGGAATATGTGGGAAACACGACGTAAGTTCTGGCTCGATCTTTTTGATGAAGGCCGTATTGACGATGCATGGGTTGCGTTCAGCGATGACGGTTGGCGGGAAGCACGTCGTATCAGGCAATCCTTGCACGACGACACGACTATGCAATATGCCAAACAAATAGCCGGCGGTTATCGTGAAAAAACATCACTTCTCATAATGCGTATCGGTCGAAAAATCGTCGTGGAAGGTTCGCACAGTTATAAAGTTTACGTGTTTGACGAGAATGAACCAGAAGTCCCGAAAATGCATGAAAGACGTTACGACTGTGACCGGGTTCGTAATATTGATCCGGATCGAGGCATTGTACATATCGGGAACTGGCAACAGAAAGTTCTGTTAAAAATATGA
- a CDS encoding DEAD/DEAH box helicase, which translates to MKFELSLDEKNNVILTVAPQHKSIFQKLLGASQTESLDQVNDKLAFAIDELRFLSEKYSNKEQLDITPTQIMMSPHLAASLSNESAQQLGLPPFTDLTIEFDAKNTFGSPEFRLTYEWQRNGIREVPPRKGAILETENGTKRIPIWLLEAIEIADSHHAGKSLEDDWEALARFRKKLEPGVTLDNSRDAHVSMTDFLSGLKVSLIDRFSISPVGKDDFTIIPFDGEHLRESQSSSGNDEISENQSEIDGINLKRFNRLVKDRGSLTAYSIQAGHFVVIEKSAKLALDVMARKQKASSSERQEFIKNPGLEIRNAVIDKLRSDGKLDGLAPDAEEELIERSSDHLFVETKEYSERVTGIGVFKKPDIGGFIDSYSTWGFEDFGQLKARLDEKSVAEIGHIKEDMKTAIAEGKQEIQIDNFDIPVSQNSYDNLEKYYDQRVAIANGEEGLFNDEKSTGRDEHDKKQGPFVLQTKDNFDDLEWLAKLKPRKTDVSNAIPDSIVTPLKEHQKESLKWQIEAWKAGLPGILNADEQGLGKTLQTIAFLAWLKQVNAKNEMKKPGPFLVVAPTSLLENWQSEVEHHLSKGGLGTRMKLYGASINFFKNTGVKGKDTDSGEEKLNFEDLHQAIEEGRGHRYWFITTYTTMSDYQLSLAKIPFSAIIFDEIQTLKNPTTRVSKAASSMNADFRIGLTGTPIENSADDLWSIMDQLSPGTLNTLKEFRERYKNVDESNMAELHDRIFLPHKSIPPLALRRIKDQVAKDLPTKTRLLHPEIMPDVQIVKYNEARLEELNSSRGKKLKLLHHIRAVSVHPDIDMMCDEEEYIDASARLKATMEILRKIKAKQERALVFIEHLKMQRRFIVLVQRKFGLNDVGLINGETPIEQRQKIVQHFQRHLQHDEGFDLLVLSPRAAGTGLTLTAATHVIHLSRWWNPAVEEQCNDRIHRIGQQKPVKIHIPMAIHPRYRENSFDCTLHSLMVRKRHLASATLWPMGDGQSDVAALEQGMTAEEFDQTDNPIKKTMENMFKRDGSPNYPPNADGSYTYE; encoded by the coding sequence ATGAAATTCGAGCTTTCGTTAGATGAAAAAAACAATGTCATTTTAACAGTTGCGCCGCAACATAAAAGTATTTTTCAGAAACTGTTAGGTGCCTCCCAAACCGAAAGCCTTGATCAAGTCAATGATAAGTTGGCCTTCGCCATTGATGAATTGCGTTTCTTGTCGGAAAAGTATTCCAACAAGGAACAGCTGGATATCACGCCGACACAAATCATGATGTCACCCCATCTTGCAGCCAGTCTTTCCAACGAAAGTGCACAACAACTCGGTTTGCCACCTTTTACGGATTTAACGATTGAATTTGATGCTAAAAATACATTCGGCAGCCCTGAATTCAGACTTACTTACGAATGGCAACGCAACGGCATAAGGGAAGTGCCTCCTCGCAAAGGGGCTATTTTAGAGACAGAAAATGGAACGAAGCGCATTCCAATCTGGTTGTTGGAAGCAATCGAAATTGCAGACAGTCACCACGCAGGTAAAAGCCTTGAAGATGATTGGGAGGCCTTGGCAAGATTTCGTAAGAAACTTGAGCCGGGTGTCACGCTTGATAACAGTCGCGATGCGCATGTATCAATGACAGATTTCTTAAGTGGTCTGAAGGTAAGCCTGATTGACCGTTTTTCTATATCGCCTGTTGGAAAAGATGATTTTACAATTATTCCTTTCGATGGCGAGCACCTGCGGGAGAGCCAATCGTCGAGCGGAAATGATGAAATTTCAGAAAATCAAAGTGAAATTGATGGCATCAATCTGAAACGGTTCAACCGCTTGGTAAAAGACCGTGGTTCCTTAACGGCTTACAGCATCCAAGCGGGCCATTTCGTCGTCATTGAAAAATCAGCCAAGCTTGCGCTTGACGTTATGGCAAGAAAACAAAAGGCGTCCTCTTCCGAGCGACAGGAATTCATCAAAAATCCGGGCTTGGAAATACGTAATGCCGTCATTGACAAATTGAGGAGCGACGGAAAACTTGATGGTCTTGCACCGGATGCCGAAGAAGAACTCATTGAACGTTCGAGCGATCATTTATTTGTCGAGACTAAAGAATATTCGGAACGCGTTACAGGAATTGGCGTATTTAAAAAACCCGATATTGGCGGCTTTATTGACAGCTATTCGACATGGGGCTTCGAGGATTTTGGCCAGTTGAAAGCAAGACTCGACGAAAAGTCGGTTGCAGAAATAGGTCATATAAAAGAAGATATGAAAACGGCTATAGCCGAGGGAAAACAGGAAATTCAAATAGATAATTTTGATATCCCGGTTTCCCAGAACAGTTACGACAATCTTGAAAAATACTATGACCAACGTGTTGCAATTGCCAATGGCGAAGAAGGCCTGTTTAATGACGAAAAGTCAACTGGTCGAGACGAGCATGATAAAAAACAAGGACCTTTTGTCCTGCAAACAAAAGACAACTTTGACGATTTGGAATGGTTGGCAAAGCTCAAGCCACGCAAAACAGATGTGTCCAACGCAATTCCCGATTCAATTGTTACGCCACTAAAAGAACATCAGAAAGAAAGTTTAAAGTGGCAAATAGAAGCTTGGAAAGCGGGGTTGCCAGGTATTTTGAATGCCGATGAACAGGGTCTCGGAAAGACATTGCAGACAATTGCATTTTTAGCCTGGTTAAAACAGGTCAATGCGAAGAACGAGATGAAAAAACCGGGACCTTTTTTGGTCGTTGCTCCCACTTCACTCTTAGAAAACTGGCAAAGCGAAGTTGAACACCACCTGAGCAAGGGAGGTTTGGGGACACGCATGAAACTCTATGGTGCTTCAATCAATTTTTTTAAAAATACGGGTGTCAAAGGTAAAGATACCGATAGCGGAGAGGAAAAACTGAACTTTGAAGATCTGCATCAAGCGATTGAGGAGGGGCGGGGTCATCGTTATTGGTTCATAACCACCTACACAACAATGAGTGACTATCAGCTTTCTTTAGCAAAGATACCATTCTCCGCCATTATCTTTGATGAAATTCAAACATTAAAAAATCCGACAACACGTGTATCCAAAGCTGCCAGTTCAATGAATGCCGATTTCCGTATTGGCTTGACAGGCACTCCGATTGAAAACAGTGCCGATGATCTTTGGTCCATTATGGATCAACTGTCACCGGGAACATTGAACACTCTTAAAGAATTTCGGGAACGTTATAAAAACGTCGATGAATCCAATATGGCAGAGCTTCACGATCGTATTTTCTTGCCACATAAATCAATACCGCCTTTGGCTCTGCGTCGTATCAAAGATCAGGTTGCAAAAGATTTGCCGACCAAAACGCGTCTGCTTCATCCGGAAATAATGCCGGATGTTCAGATTGTAAAATATAATGAAGCGCGTCTGGAAGAGCTCAATAGTTCAAGAGGCAAGAAACTCAAACTTTTACATCATATCCGCGCAGTATCGGTGCATCCCGACATTGATATGATGTGCGATGAAGAGGAATATATTGATGCTTCTGCCCGGCTTAAAGCAACAATGGAGATTTTGCGAAAAATAAAGGCAAAACAAGAGCGGGCTCTTGTTTTTATTGAACATTTGAAAATGCAACGCCGTTTTATAGTTTTGGTCCAGAGGAAATTTGGGCTTAATGATGTTGGCCTCATCAATGGCGAGACACCCATTGAACAACGCCAAAAAATCGTCCAACATTTTCAAAGACATTTGCAACATGATGAAGGGTTTGACTTGCTCGTTCTCAGTCCGAGAGCGGCGGGAACAGGCTTGACCTTGACAGCAGCTACCCATGTTATCCATCTCTCAAGGTGGTGGAATCCGGCAGTTGAAGAACAATGCAATGACCGTATACATCGTATTGGACAACAAAAACCGGTCAAAATACATATTCCGATGGCGATTCATCCTCGTTACCGGGAAAATTCTTTTGACTGCACCCTGCATAGTTTGATGGTGCGCAAACGTCATTTGGCGAGTGCGACACTCTGGCCTATGGGCGATGGTCAAAGTGATGTCGCAGCACTTGAGCAGGGCATGACAGCTGAAGAATTTGATCAGACAGATAATCCGATCAAGAAAACAATGGAGAATATGTTCAAACGCGATGGTTCGCCGAATTATCCCCCCAATGCGGACGGGTCTTATACATATGAATAA
- a CDS encoding ClbS/DfsB family four-helix bundle protein: MSIPQNKDELLNAIEKNFSKLAEDLRKVPADVSGLPLMEGHSKGELMGVSNLVAYLLGWNRLVLKWLERDEKGEPVDFPETGFKWNELGELAKKFYSDYKTVLFVDLVDRLCQAKDQIIVEISKRNNKELYEKEWYEKWTMGRMIQLNTSSPYSNVRNRLRKWLKNLDAE, encoded by the coding sequence GTGTCTATACCGCAAAACAAAGACGAATTGCTGAATGCTATTGAAAAAAATTTTTCCAAGCTTGCTGAAGATTTGCGTAAAGTACCAGCAGATGTTTCGGGTTTGCCGCTCATGGAGGGGCATTCAAAAGGCGAGCTTATGGGTGTTTCAAATCTCGTTGCCTATCTTTTGGGGTGGAATAGGCTTGTCCTGAAATGGCTGGAAAGGGATGAAAAAGGCGAACCCGTCGATTTTCCTGAAACCGGTTTCAAGTGGAATGAACTTGGTGAACTCGCCAAAAAATTTTATTCCGATTATAAAACTGTTCTTTTTGTTGATCTTGTTGATCGGCTTTGTCAGGCAAAAGACCAAATTATTGTCGAAATTTCCAAACGGAATAACAAAGAGCTTTACGAAAAAGAATGGTACGAAAAATGGACAATGGGACGGATGATCCAATTGAATACCTCTTCACCCTATTCCAATGTACGGAACCGACTGCGGAAATGGTTGAAAAATCTCGACGCTGAATAA
- the cydX gene encoding cytochrome bd-I oxidase subunit CydX: protein MWYFSWALGLPLAAAFAILNAMWYELTDDSAKQNKGENKSE from the coding sequence ATGTGGTATTTTTCTTGGGCTCTCGGCCTTCCGCTTGCCGCCGCTTTCGCAATATTGAATGCGATGTGGTATGAATTGACGGACGACAGCGCCAAACAAAATAAAGGCGAAAATAAATCCGAATAG
- a CDS encoding MFS transporter: MTTAHVEEALRPPVDGAAIKRSKFIKKLTFLISGGMFIDGFILGCIGIVMPAITHDLGLSLTWQGLIGASALIGILIGSPLGGYLADRIGRKPMFAVDLAIFLVGSFLQFFVTDAWQLFAVRLFMGIAIGADYSIGWPLLAEFAPARMRGKLLCIQEVGWYAGYLISYTLGWLLTISETANWNVILGLSTIPTFIVFIMRLGSPESPRWLMSKGRKKEALTIAEEFMEKEEQDDLHKQEFSGKHGFRELFIPQNIRVTIFVSVFWVCNVTPYFAIGTFVPVVLEQLGMKDGLTGGLVLNFVAFLGTIVAAFLIERVGRRKLAIPPFYISTVAVLVLALFASASVTLIVVCVLVFSLTNAISTTLTGVYPGEIFPTEICGVGVGFSAAMSRVGAAIGTFFMPMAVVYIGISWTMIIAAGICLIGGVVSQLLAPETTGKQLSETVGSSSAAPIIEAKTIEYSGT; the protein is encoded by the coding sequence ATGACAACTGCTCATGTTGAGGAGGCTTTGCGTCCACCTGTGGACGGAGCTGCAATCAAACGTAGTAAATTTATTAAAAAGCTTACATTCTTGATCTCTGGCGGAATGTTTATTGATGGCTTTATCCTTGGTTGCATTGGCATTGTGATGCCTGCGATCACTCATGATTTAGGCCTGTCTTTGACATGGCAGGGTCTCATTGGCGCATCGGCATTGATCGGCATTCTGATTGGCAGTCCATTAGGTGGCTATCTCGCGGATCGTATTGGTAGAAAACCTATGTTTGCAGTCGATCTTGCAATATTTCTGGTTGGTTCTTTTCTACAGTTTTTTGTAACAGATGCATGGCAACTTTTTGCCGTTCGCCTCTTTATGGGGATTGCTATTGGTGCTGATTATTCTATTGGCTGGCCATTATTGGCCGAATTTGCCCCCGCGCGTATGCGTGGCAAATTATTATGTATTCAGGAAGTGGGGTGGTATGCTGGTTATTTGATTTCCTATACTCTTGGTTGGCTTCTTACAATCTCTGAAACAGCCAATTGGAATGTTATTTTAGGTCTAAGCACAATACCGACATTTATTGTTTTCATCATGCGTTTGGGGTCTCCTGAATCGCCTCGTTGGCTGATGAGCAAAGGACGCAAGAAAGAAGCTTTGACCATTGCCGAAGAATTTATGGAAAAAGAGGAACAGGACGACTTGCATAAGCAAGAATTTAGCGGGAAGCATGGTTTTCGTGAACTTTTTATACCTCAAAATATCCGTGTAACTATATTCGTTTCTGTATTTTGGGTTTGCAATGTCACGCCATATTTTGCCATCGGAACATTCGTTCCGGTTGTCTTGGAACAACTCGGTATGAAAGATGGTTTGACTGGCGGGCTTGTTCTTAATTTTGTTGCATTTTTGGGCACGATTGTTGCGGCGTTTCTTATCGAGAGAGTCGGGCGCAGAAAACTCGCCATTCCACCCTTTTATATTTCAACGGTAGCCGTTCTCGTTCTGGCCCTGTTTGCTTCAGCTTCGGTGACTTTGATTGTTGTTTGCGTTCTCGTTTTTTCACTAACCAATGCCATTTCAACAACATTGACCGGAGTTTATCCTGGTGAAATTTTTCCAACAGAAATCTGCGGTGTCGGCGTTGGTTTTTCTGCGGCCATGTCACGTGTGGGGGCTGCCATCGGTACCTTCTTCATGCCAATGGCTGTTGTTTATATCGGCATTTCCTGGACGATGATCATTGCCGCTGGCATCTGCCTTATTGGCGGCGTTGTATCACAGCTATTGGCACCTGAAACAACGGGTAAACAGCTTAGCGAAACCGTCGGCTCATCCAGTGCCGCACCGATCATTGAAGCGAAAACTATAGAATATAGTGGAACATAA
- a CDS encoding IclR family transcriptional regulator: MSDHTVIVNDDAETPDLINKSVIKATVILEELGRHVEGVTPTELAQYVKMSRPTVFRLLLSLEQNGFVERSDNKYKLGWKIARLGRLANPYKGMIAIIQPILKTLAENLNEMVGYAVAKGGADFDLISEAHGSRLITLIRGYVGRDFPLYASATGKFVLSEMRDEDVVALLPKKLSKVASKTITDRQKLIDELHLIRSQGYAVVDDELEESLFAMGVGVYDKTGQFIGVLSVTGPSPRMKQRDINDILTPLHQTAKLIAEALA, from the coding sequence GTGTCCGACCATACTGTGATAGTCAATGATGATGCCGAAACACCTGATCTCATCAATAAGTCAGTCATCAAGGCAACAGTCATTCTTGAAGAGCTCGGCCGTCATGTTGAAGGCGTGACACCAACGGAATTGGCGCAATATGTCAAAATGTCCCGTCCGACAGTTTTCCGGCTTCTTCTAAGCCTTGAACAAAACGGTTTCGTTGAACGCAGCGACAATAAATATAAGCTGGGATGGAAAATTGCGCGCCTCGGTAGACTTGCCAATCCATATAAGGGCATGATTGCAATTATCCAACCCATTTTAAAAACATTGGCTGAAAACCTGAATGAAATGGTCGGTTATGCGGTAGCGAAGGGCGGGGCGGATTTTGACTTGATTAGCGAGGCGCATGGTTCGCGCTTGATCACTCTTATTCGGGGCTATGTCGGCAGAGACTTTCCGCTTTATGCGAGTGCGACAGGGAAGTTCGTTCTATCCGAAATGCGTGATGAGGATGTTGTGGCGCTCTTACCCAAAAAACTTTCCAAAGTTGCCAGTAAAACAATTACAGACAGACAAAAGCTTATCGATGAGCTCCATCTCATCCGTAGCCAAGGCTATGCTGTTGTTGATGATGAATTGGAAGAAAGTCTTTTTGCAATGGGTGTTGGTGTCTATGATAAGACAGGACAATTCATTGGCGTTTTATCAGTTACCGGTCCGAGCCCACGTATGAAACAACGTGATATTAATGACATTTTAACACCTCTGCATCAAACCGCGAAGCTTATTGCAGAGGCGTTGGCGTAA